The Lathyrus oleraceus cultivar Zhongwan6 chromosome 5, CAAS_Psat_ZW6_1.0, whole genome shotgun sequence genome includes the window ATCAAATAAACAATGGCTCCTCCTCCTCCTTTGCATATAGCAATGTTTCCATGGTTTGCTATGGGACACTTAACTCCATATCTTCACCTCTCCAACAAACTAGCCAAAAGGGGACACAAAATCTCATTCtttattcccaaaaatacacaaACCAAATTACAACATCTCAACCTTAACCCAAATCTTATTACCTTTTTCCCTCTCAATGTTCCTCATGTTGATGGTCTTCCCCATGGCGCTGAAACATCTTCAGATGTACCCTTTTCTTTAGTCCCTCTTATTGCTACAGCCATGGACCAAACTGAGGACCAAATTGAACTTCTTCTAAAGGAACTAAAACCACAGATTGTTTTCTTTGATTTTCAATATTGGCTACCCAATTTGACTCAAAAACTTGGTATCAAAAGTCTTCAATACTGGATAGCTAGTCCTTTTTCAATATCTTACTTTTGGAATGGACCTAGACAAAGCCAAGGAAAAGGATTAACAGTAGAAGATCTCAAAAAACCACCTTCAGGCTACCCTGATTCATATATCAACCTTCATCAACATGAACTTCTGTTTCTATCTGGATCAAGGAAATTTGTATTTGGAAGCGGTGTATTTTTATACGACCGTTTGCACATAGGTACAAGTTTAGCAGATGCTATTGGTTTCAAAGGTTGCAAAGAAATTGATGGACCATATGCTGAATTTCTTGGAAATTTTTATGGAAAACCTTCTCTACTTTCAGGTCCTCTATTACCAGAATCACCAACAACTTCTTTAGATGAAAAATGGGCTTCATGGCTTAAAGGATTCAGACATGGTTCTGTGGTTTTTTGTGCATGTGGAAGTGAAGGTCCATTAGAACAAAATCAGTTTCAAGAGTTGTTACTTGGTCTTGAGTTAACAGGTTTTCCGTTTCTTGCAGCACTTAAGCCACCTAATGGATTTGAGTCTATTGAAGAAGCTTTACCTGAAGGGTTCGGTGAAAGAGTTAAAGGAAAAGGGATTGTTTATGGAAGTTGGATTCAACAACAATTGATTTTGGAACACCCTTCTGTTGGATGTTTCATAACACACTGTGGAGCTGCTTCTATAACTGAGGGACTTGTTAACACGTGTGAGTTGGTTTTGTTGCCACGTGTGGGTGTTGATCATATAATGAATGCAAGAATGATGAGTGAGAAATTGAAAGTAGGTGTGGAAGTTGAGAAAGGTGATGAAGATGGATTGTTTACAAAAGAAAGTGTTTGTAAAGCTGTGAAGATTGTGATGGATGATGAGAATGAGGTTGGAAGAGAAGTGAGAAAAAATAAGAATGAATTAAGGAAGTTTTTGTTGAGTGAGAATCTAGAGTCGTCATATGTTGATAGTTTCTGTGAAAAGCTTCAAGGTTCGATTTAAATATTTTgtgttttattattattactatttaTTTAGTGTGCTTGTATTATGGATTTATATATTATTTAATGTTTCAAATAGCATATAATTTATGTGATAAAAAAGATTAAATATATTTAAGCAAATTGGAGTGAGTATATAATAAGAATAAGAAGGTTAGTGGCATAAGCACACACTATCTTTACAAATAGTTGTTTATATTTTTAGTACTTAATTAATTCACATGGAGAAAAAGGTAATTCACATGATTGCTAAAAAATTGGCTTAAGTCTTTAGTCCTCTACTAAGGCGTTCATGATGTCACACCGCGAAAAATATTTAAACGAGTCGTACGTTCGAAGTTACAACATAATCATTGTTAGGGAAAGATAGTAAACTTAGATTTCGAGGACTAGGAGCCTCCACAGAATAAGAGAGAGAGGGACAGATTGGTACGAAAACTTGCTTATTTTATTCATTCTTTAAACATTCTATTTATAAGCAATACATAACAAACTGATAGTGACAGAATGCATTCAAAAGGAAGAATCTAGAGAATAATCTTTGCAAGATTTGGTGAATCCAATGATAAGCTGCCAGCTCATTTTCTCATAACTGAATTTGTTGCATCTTGAGTGACATAATCTTCTAGATATCTTGGTTTATTGATGTTTCTTTTGGGCTTATCATTGTGGGCTTCTTCGGTCATCCCTTCTTTGGTCCACATGCTATCAGTCGTTATCGAGTTTTATTTATTTcgaaagaaaaaagaaaatatcgataaaactcaGGAGTAGAGAAAAAGGGTgaggaagtcggttatgcaatgggaagatATTATCATCCCTCACATCAGTTGTACTCAACGAGAATTATTTTGATTGTTTTTTTTACGAGAAtgagtgttattatctaaagattacttgcaaaagaaaaaaaaatatttaataattaGTGTGTTCACCAAGGATTCGgacccttgtgcctacgtatccttatagtgtaataaggaaatcaaaACTTCGTAATTCATGGTAGAAAATACATATGGGTTGGTTGTTTTTAGTGAGCGATCTTAATGTTCGCGTTCTAGCAGTTTAACGTTGCTTGTATGCTCGCGCATGTGAGACTTAAGCGTCGTTCAtggtagaacggaagtaacatgATATTTTTGAAAGGTTTTTGAATGATGTCCTGAGACGGAAAATTAGATTGATGAGTTGAGTTTGTTTTTAGATTTGAAAAAtaatgtatttatttaaattgcactaaagtctatgaacgaAAGCGAATACTTTAAATTGTTTGGGTCTACGCCCCATACTCAAAGGTATTCTAGAAAAGGATATGAATAATCTCTCTGATCATTCCCCgttgcttaaggctcgtgacgtacAATTTATATCATATTTTTAAGTGTTTTTGAGTTTATTTATAAAGATAGTTTTAGTCTTAAATGGACAAGGAAAGAAAAGGAAGAAGTCCCAAAGGCCAATGTCTTAATATCCAGTATGCCTGCAACGTCTGTATGGAAGAAGACTTATCAATTATTGGACTTGAATTGCACTATAGTCTAGGAACGAAGGTGAATATTTTGAGTAACTGGGGCCTACGATCCATACTCAAAGGTAACCTAAACAAGAATATGAATAATCTCTCTCATCATTCTTCATTGTTTAAGGCTCGTGGTGCACAATTCACGTCAGAAGTGAAAAGTGTTCAAGAAGAACCTTTGTTATGCTTGAACAATGATTCAGTATCCAATCAGTCTATAATGTCTTGTCTGACTTGTATTGACTTGAGTGTGAAGTCTTGAGTGGTTTGTCTTGAAAGATCCAATGCAGCTCCAGTATAGGGGACTAGTCTTATCAAgtgtgtcatacggtgaactgacttggggtgttttgctttttatcgcaatgtcgcggatagcaagagtcgccaccgacttttcttttatccaataaggaaaggtggaaaagaacaggaaagacctcaatagattttgggttcgggaggtacattatacaaagggaaggtgttagcaccctttgtatccatggttatccatgggctcttaattactggatcacttatatttttgtctgaaaaagtgtcggtgaattgcttaaaaaatgtttgaaagagagtttaactttgtaatgattctcgtatgaatgtatacaaagtatttatctcgtttaattttgaaagcggtttagaaaaggttttgaaaagagaatttaattttgtaatgattcttgtatgaatgtatacaaagtggttatctcgtttagttttgaaagttgtttagaaaaatatgactcggtaatgattctagtatgaatgtatacccagtggtgattttctaggatttgtaaagtgtaaagtgtgaggggtggaaaatgttttaggttatgatccagtaattgagagttataccttcctgaggtcgttatgggcatttcctatccttatgagggtaaaactgtccttactattgagaagtaagtaatcttaccctttggatgtttaagggtcatcgtagggtcatcgataggtcattgaaggcaacagttgtaaggataccttagcattcgaagggacgatcatcatttaaccgtaggctacaccgaagggtcatcgagggacgaaatcatatattcgaaggcaacatccgagggactatgatttattttatgatgatttaatcgaagggccattgctaagtgtatccccacattcgcgggacatgaccgtaataccgtaatatcataaggcaaaagagaggtccaagatcacatatttaaaggtcgcatttgaaagttaattaggtgattaagtccatactaaaatcaatacattaaaattaatacattaaaattaatacattaaaattaatacattaaaattaacacattaaaattaattaagcaatttagggtgagtctccccaagggtatcccacaaataaagtggaagacctaaacggcgatctttttctgggacatatgaacctttgcaaaattcaacaaacgggttagcataccaaatccgGGTGTAATCGTGGATTACACCGTAAAAGAAAAAAAACAGCAGCAAGAAAACAGTGTATAATTAACATAGGATCGACCAGATACGCAtaagacataacaaacaaaatattggcggctgccccgttcgcctctgcctcgcctagcgagggcctagcgaatactcgctacatgctcgcttagcgatgtgctagcgagcggctgcgggttttgaatttcagaacagtatgacttcaacctgcggcatggcttatggcattcaacacataattatatggttcagcattcacaatatccaggcacacttaaattcacatgcaaaacctcaaatatgtttatgaattcaattataatatcacatgcaagttaagaacataaagcggtatcacatgcaaattaagaaaataacatgataatagtaatgcaaacctgtttgcaatcgaattgcaaccttgaattggcgagccggattgagttgggcggcggtagcttcggggCGAATGAACGGCTTTCAGGGTTTCCTTACTCGGAATCCTTCAAGTTGATCTCtagggtttctatgccagggttccgtccgtcttcctctgttttttCCCCGTTCTCCcttcattactgaagtgctggtatttataatgccctttttcatgacctaatgggctcagaacgaagcccgaaattttttgttgtctgtcagcttcgctaggcgagctggtagcgaacgtttgcttcgctaggcgagcgtgtagcgaacgttcgctaggcgagcgtgtagcgaacgtaacgttcgctaggcgagcgtgtagcgaacaagccagtttgggccattttctggattgggccattcgtgagctgggcctttgtccctttaagatcagtgccataaaatgagtcggaatgcccctgaaaaatgtcttgaaatattaatgggcaaattttggggtatgacaaagtGATCAAGAGACTTTTGTTCACTTGACTTGACAGAGAGAACAAACACATgtcaaaggatttagttgatTAAAGAAAACTTTGATCAACTTAATCAATCGGGATAAGATTCTAGTTGTAAATCAGGCATAAGAATTTCATATTACTGAATTTGGAATAATTACTTTCTGAATAACTCTATTCTTAGCTGTGAAATAAAATCATTCTAGCTCATACTCTCACTTGTTCACCATATAGCATATTTTGTAATTGTAGTTCAGAGTTGTTAGTTGTACAATATTGTACTGTACTTTAGACAATAATATTTGATGATATACTATAACCAAAGTAACATATTTTTATTGGTTTGATTGTATCTGATAGAGATGTTAATTGATTTCGGAGTAACATTGTTGTTAGATAATTTAGCATCAACTAAGAGGAAGTGCTTGTATGCTATATTTTACGCTACATAGAACGCAAGTTGAAAAAGAAGTAAAATATTTCCACTTTGTAGAAAATTGATGATTgattgaaagaaaaagaaaaaatgtagAGAAAGAAAGTGAGAGAGATTGTATTATGAAGAAGTGTTTGTGATTGTATATGGGgatctgatgaatttgattcagCAAGCATAACATCTGAAGGAAGACAGGATAACAATAGGCTGATTGCAGAATTTACAGAGGCAGAGATCAAAAAAGTTGTTTGGGATTGTGAAAGTTCGAAGAACCCGGGGCCGGACGGTGTAAATTTTGTCTTCATCAAAGAATTCTGGGAAACCATCAAAGGAGACTTCATCAGACTCCTAGCTGAATTCCATGCCAATGGGAAAATCGTCCATGGAGCCAA containing:
- the LOC127086519 gene encoding cyanidin 3-O-galactoside 2''-O-xylosyltransferase FGGT1; the encoded protein is MAPPPPLHIAMFPWFAMGHLTPYLHLSNKLAKRGHKISFFIPKNTQTKLQHLNLNPNLITFFPLNVPHVDGLPHGAETSSDVPFSLVPLIATAMDQTEDQIELLLKELKPQIVFFDFQYWLPNLTQKLGIKSLQYWIASPFSISYFWNGPRQSQGKGLTVEDLKKPPSGYPDSYINLHQHELLFLSGSRKFVFGSGVFLYDRLHIGTSLADAIGFKGCKEIDGPYAEFLGNFYGKPSLLSGPLLPESPTTSLDEKWASWLKGFRHGSVVFCACGSEGPLEQNQFQELLLGLELTGFPFLAALKPPNGFESIEEALPEGFGERVKGKGIVYGSWIQQQLILEHPSVGCFITHCGAASITEGLVNTCELVLLPRVGVDHIMNARMMSEKLKVGVEVEKGDEDGLFTKESVCKAVKIVMDDENEVGREVRKNKNELRKFLLSENLESSYVDSFCEKLQALKPPDGFESIEGALPEGFSERVERKRMVCGSWIQQQLILEHPSVGCFITHRGAASITEGLVNTCQLVLLPRVGADHIINARMLSRKLKIGVEIEKGEEDGLFTKESVCEAVKIVMDDENKVGREVRANHEKMRNFLISNNLESSCVDSFCQKLYDLL